A region of Culicoides brevitarsis isolate CSIRO-B50_1 chromosome 1, AGI_CSIRO_Cbre_v1, whole genome shotgun sequence DNA encodes the following proteins:
- the LOC134833298 gene encoding protein vav isoform X2: MATNEDLWRLCTDWLTRCKVIPPEHKANAPESEIKVLAMVLRDGVLLCSLLTVLDPTIEIKSFHRKPQMAQFLCFHNISIFLEACRTHFNLKESDLFEPSMLYDLTNFHQVLNCLSKLSLCRKVQQLNPELDGFSSQIGHADRNHSDEEIYKDLHSTTTENAICNGHEEHTTKEEEVYQDLCSIQNLTRFQLSASTVSCEQRDFVVRELLDTEANYLEVLKALNFKFMGPLEKLLSQEELSTIFFCVKDLADIHSKFLERLNDSVISKGKTKLSQVFLDFREPFLKYGKYCSNLSAATDLLRDVCKRSSTVEQMVLQCQKEHSGGKVQLRDILSVPMQRILKYHLLLDKLVHETLPTHDDYRGLERAKEAMVDVAQYTNEVKRDSEHLAIIQKVKESILDLNLPNGNDLEQYGHLLLDGELHIKAHEDQKTKNRYAFIFEKLMILVKNTNTKVGEAQYTFREAHNLIDYRVETCAPTRRRDPRFKYQLLLARKSQSTAFTLYMKQETERNKWNKALHEAFDNLEPPGCRNTDHQFQLSTLERPISCWHCSKFLKGLIHQGYICKVCGIGVHKGCISSTGRCKQNMAQPPPICDRVLSEFYWFVGNMDRDTATMKLSTRKVGTYLLRVRPQGASHSDETMYALSLKTDDNVVKHMKIYQENVGECVLYLLSKRRQFKTIVELVSFYERNDLGENFAGLNQTLQWPYKEISATALFDFLPTESNQLELRRGCHLIVIGKEGDSKGWWRGRVNSKVGFFPKEYVRENTNVTNAL, encoded by the exons atGGCAACCAATGAAGATTTGTGGAGATTATGCACAGATTGGTTAACAAGATGCAAGGTGATTCCACCTGAGCATAAAGCAAATGCTCCTGAGAGtgaaataaaa GTGTTGGCAATGGTTTTACGAGATGGAGTATTGCTTTGTTCACTGCTAACTGTTCTTGATCCCACCATCGAAATCAagtcatttcatcgaaaaccTCAAATGGCTCAG ttTCTTTGTTTTCACAACATTTCAATATTCTTAGAAGCGTGCCGTACACACTTCAACTTAAAAGAATCAGATCTATTTGAACCTTCAATGCTTTACGACTTGACAAACTTCCATCAGGTGTTGAACTGCCTTTCTAAGCTTTCTCTTTGTCGAAAAGTACAACAACTCAATCCCGAACTTGA TGGATTTAGTTCGCAAATTGGACACGCAGACCGCAACCATTCAGATGAAGAGATCTACAAGGATTTACATTCAAC TACCACAGAAAACGCTATTTGCAATGGGCATGAAGAACATACTactaaagaagaagaagtttaTCAGGATTTATGTTCTATACAAAATTTGACACGATTTCAG CTTTCTGCATCAACAGTCAGTTGTGAGCAAAGAGATTTCGTGGTGAGGGAGCTATTAGACACTGAGGCCAACTACTTGGAAGTGCTCAAAGCTctgaattttaagtttatggGTCCGCTTGAAAAACTCCTTTCACAGGAAGAATtatcaacaatatttttttgtgtcaag gaTCTCGCTGATATTCATTCGAAGTTTTTAGAAAGATTAAACGATTCAGTTATTTCCAAAGGAAAAACCAAATTAAGTCAAGTTTTCTTGGATTTTAGAGAACCATTCTTAAAATATG gAAAATATTGTTCCAATTTAAGTGCAGCTACTGATCTACTAAGAGATGTTTGCAAACGAAGTTCTACAGTTGAACAAATGGTTTTg caaTGCCAAAAAGAACACAGTGGTGGAAAAGTGCAACTTCGTGATATTTTATCTGTGCCAAtgcaaagaattttaaaatatcatttattacTGGATAAACTAGTGCATGAAACGCTTCCT ACTCACGACGACTACCGAGGCCTAGAACGAGCCAAAGAAGCAATGGTAGATGTGGCACAATATACGAATGAGGTCAAAAGAGATTCAGAGCACCTAGCCATCATACAAAAGGTTAAAGAGAGCATTTTGGATTTAAATCTTCCAAACGGAAATGATTTAGAGCAGTACGGTCACTTGTTGCTAGATGGAGAGCTACATATAAAAGCACACGAAGATCAAAAAACTAAGAATCGTTATGCTTTCATTTTTGAGAAGTTAATGATTCTTGTTAAGAACACAAATACAAAAGTGGGAGAAGCACAATATACTTTTAGGGAAGCTCATAATTTGATTGATTATCGTGTTGAAACATGTGCTCCAACTAGACGTAGAGATCCTAGGTTTAAATATCAATTGCTTCTGGCAAGAAAATCCCAATCGACAGCATTTACTCTGTATATGAAGCAGGAAACTGAAAGAAACAAGTGGAATAAAGCATTACATGAAGCATT tGATAACTTGGAGCCTCCTGGCTGTCGAAATACTGATCACCAATTCCAACTATCAACATTAGAACGACCAATTAGCTGTTGGCactgttccaaatttttaaaaggattaaTACATCAA gGATACATCTGTAAAGTTTGTGGGATTGGAGTTCACAAGGGATGCATAAGTTCAACGGGTCGTTGCAAACAAAATATGGCTCAGCCTCCTCCA ATTTGTGACCGTGTTCTTTCTGAATTTTATTGGTTTGTTGGAAATATGGACCGTGACACTGCTACGATGAAACTAAGTACTCGTAAAGTAGGAACATATTTATTGAGAGTCCGTCCACAAGGTGCTTCACATTCAGATGAAACTATGTATGCCTTAAGTTTaaa AACCGATGATAATGTGGTAAAacacatgaaaatttatcaagaaaatgTAGGAGAATGCGTTTTGTATCTTTTATCTAAACGTCGTCAATTCAAAACAATTGTTGAATTGGTTTCCTTTTATGAAAGGAAtgatttgggtgaaaattttgCTGG ATTAAATCAAACACTTCAATGGCCATACAAAGAAATATCAGCAACAGCACTATTTGACTTTCTGCCAACAGAATCTAATCAGTTAGAGCTACGTCGAGGCTGTCACCTTATTGTAATTGGAAAAGAAGGCGATAGTAAGGGATGGTGGAGAGGGAGGGTGAACTCGAAA GTTGGATTTTTCCCTAAAGAGTATGTCCGAGAAAACACTAATGTTACAAATGCTCTATGA
- the LOC134833298 gene encoding protein vav isoform X1, which yields MATNEDLWRLCTDWLTRCKVIPPEHKANAPESEIKVLAMVLRDGVLLCSLLTVLDPTIEIKSFHRKPQMAQFLCFHNISIFLEACRTHFNLKESDLFEPSMLYDLTNFHQVLNCLSKLSLCRKVQQLNPELDGFSSQIGHADRNHSDEEIYKDLHSTTTENAICNGHEEHTTKEEEVYQDLCSIQNLTRFQLSASTVSCEQRDFVVRELLDTEANYLEVLKALNFKFMGPLEKLLSQEELSTIFFCVKDLADIHSKFLERLNDSVISKGKTKLSQVFLDFREPFLKYGKYCSNLSAATDLLRDVCKRSSTVEQMVLQCQKEHSGGKVQLRDILSVPMQRILKYHLLLDKLVHETLPTHDDYRGLERAKEAMVDVAQYTNEVKRDSEHLAIIQKVKESILDLNLPNGNDLEQYGHLLLDGELHIKAHEDQKTKNRYAFIFEKLMILVKNTNTKVGEAQYTFREAHNLIDYRVETCAPTRRRDPRFKYQLLLARKSQSTAFTLYMKQETERNKWNKALHEAFDNLEPPGCRNTDHQFQLSTLERPISCWHCSKFLKGLIHQGYICKVCGIGVHKGCISSTGRCKQNMAQPPPVNRHRVNQYVNQVILFFNFFQICDRVLSEFYWFVGNMDRDTATMKLSTRKVGTYLLRVRPQGASHSDETMYALSLKTDDNVVKHMKIYQENVGECVLYLLSKRRQFKTIVELVSFYERNDLGENFAGLNQTLQWPYKEISATALFDFLPTESNQLELRRGCHLIVIGKEGDSKGWWRGRVNSKVGFFPKEYVRENTNVTNAL from the exons atGGCAACCAATGAAGATTTGTGGAGATTATGCACAGATTGGTTAACAAGATGCAAGGTGATTCCACCTGAGCATAAAGCAAATGCTCCTGAGAGtgaaataaaa GTGTTGGCAATGGTTTTACGAGATGGAGTATTGCTTTGTTCACTGCTAACTGTTCTTGATCCCACCATCGAAATCAagtcatttcatcgaaaaccTCAAATGGCTCAG ttTCTTTGTTTTCACAACATTTCAATATTCTTAGAAGCGTGCCGTACACACTTCAACTTAAAAGAATCAGATCTATTTGAACCTTCAATGCTTTACGACTTGACAAACTTCCATCAGGTGTTGAACTGCCTTTCTAAGCTTTCTCTTTGTCGAAAAGTACAACAACTCAATCCCGAACTTGA TGGATTTAGTTCGCAAATTGGACACGCAGACCGCAACCATTCAGATGAAGAGATCTACAAGGATTTACATTCAAC TACCACAGAAAACGCTATTTGCAATGGGCATGAAGAACATACTactaaagaagaagaagtttaTCAGGATTTATGTTCTATACAAAATTTGACACGATTTCAG CTTTCTGCATCAACAGTCAGTTGTGAGCAAAGAGATTTCGTGGTGAGGGAGCTATTAGACACTGAGGCCAACTACTTGGAAGTGCTCAAAGCTctgaattttaagtttatggGTCCGCTTGAAAAACTCCTTTCACAGGAAGAATtatcaacaatatttttttgtgtcaag gaTCTCGCTGATATTCATTCGAAGTTTTTAGAAAGATTAAACGATTCAGTTATTTCCAAAGGAAAAACCAAATTAAGTCAAGTTTTCTTGGATTTTAGAGAACCATTCTTAAAATATG gAAAATATTGTTCCAATTTAAGTGCAGCTACTGATCTACTAAGAGATGTTTGCAAACGAAGTTCTACAGTTGAACAAATGGTTTTg caaTGCCAAAAAGAACACAGTGGTGGAAAAGTGCAACTTCGTGATATTTTATCTGTGCCAAtgcaaagaattttaaaatatcatttattacTGGATAAACTAGTGCATGAAACGCTTCCT ACTCACGACGACTACCGAGGCCTAGAACGAGCCAAAGAAGCAATGGTAGATGTGGCACAATATACGAATGAGGTCAAAAGAGATTCAGAGCACCTAGCCATCATACAAAAGGTTAAAGAGAGCATTTTGGATTTAAATCTTCCAAACGGAAATGATTTAGAGCAGTACGGTCACTTGTTGCTAGATGGAGAGCTACATATAAAAGCACACGAAGATCAAAAAACTAAGAATCGTTATGCTTTCATTTTTGAGAAGTTAATGATTCTTGTTAAGAACACAAATACAAAAGTGGGAGAAGCACAATATACTTTTAGGGAAGCTCATAATTTGATTGATTATCGTGTTGAAACATGTGCTCCAACTAGACGTAGAGATCCTAGGTTTAAATATCAATTGCTTCTGGCAAGAAAATCCCAATCGACAGCATTTACTCTGTATATGAAGCAGGAAACTGAAAGAAACAAGTGGAATAAAGCATTACATGAAGCATT tGATAACTTGGAGCCTCCTGGCTGTCGAAATACTGATCACCAATTCCAACTATCAACATTAGAACGACCAATTAGCTGTTGGCactgttccaaatttttaaaaggattaaTACATCAA gGATACATCTGTAAAGTTTGTGGGATTGGAGTTCACAAGGGATGCATAAGTTCAACGGGTCGTTGCAAACAAAATATGGCTCAGCCTCCTCCAGTAAATAGACACCGTGTAAACCAGTATGTAAACCAagttatcttattttttaactttttccagATTTGTGACCGTGTTCTTTCTGAATTTTATTGGTTTGTTGGAAATATGGACCGTGACACTGCTACGATGAAACTAAGTACTCGTAAAGTAGGAACATATTTATTGAGAGTCCGTCCACAAGGTGCTTCACATTCAGATGAAACTATGTATGCCTTAAGTTTaaa AACCGATGATAATGTGGTAAAacacatgaaaatttatcaagaaaatgTAGGAGAATGCGTTTTGTATCTTTTATCTAAACGTCGTCAATTCAAAACAATTGTTGAATTGGTTTCCTTTTATGAAAGGAAtgatttgggtgaaaattttgCTGG ATTAAATCAAACACTTCAATGGCCATACAAAGAAATATCAGCAACAGCACTATTTGACTTTCTGCCAACAGAATCTAATCAGTTAGAGCTACGTCGAGGCTGTCACCTTATTGTAATTGGAAAAGAAGGCGATAGTAAGGGATGGTGGAGAGGGAGGGTGAACTCGAAA GTTGGATTTTTCCCTAAAGAGTATGTCCGAGAAAACACTAATGTTACAAATGCTCTATGA
- the LOC134833298 gene encoding protein vav isoform X4: MNDYNNGKIVISNSCWALALNESDSLFNNDRQKEEKIYEDLCYVTFSSALPELSASTVSCEQRDFVVRELLDTEANYLEVLKALNFKFMGPLEKLLSQEELSTIFFCVKDLADIHSKFLERLNDSVISKGKTKLSQVFLDFREPFLKYGKYCSNLSAATDLLRDVCKRSSTVEQMVLQCQKEHSGGKVQLRDILSVPMQRILKYHLLLDKLVHETLPTHDDYRGLERAKEAMVDVAQYTNEVKRDSEHLAIIQKVKESILDLNLPNGNDLEQYGHLLLDGELHIKAHEDQKTKNRYAFIFEKLMILVKNTNTKVGEAQYTFREAHNLIDYRVETCAPTRRRDPRFKYQLLLARKSQSTAFTLYMKQETERNKWNKALHEAFDNLEPPGCRNTDHQFQLSTLERPISCWHCSKFLKGLIHQGYICKVCGIGVHKGCISSTGRCKQNMAQPPPICDRVLSEFYWFVGNMDRDTATMKLSTRKVGTYLLRVRPQGASHSDETMYALSLKTDDNVVKHMKIYQENVGECVLYLLSKRRQFKTIVELVSFYERNDLGENFAGLNQTLQWPYKEISATALFDFLPTESNQLELRRGCHLIVIGKEGDSKGWWRGRVNSKVGFFPKEYVRENTNVTNAL, from the exons ATGAATGACTATaacaatggaaaaattgtTATCTCTAACTCGTGTTGGGCACTTGCTCTCAATGAGTCTGATTCATTGTTTAACAACGACAgacaaaaggaagaaaaaatatatgaagatCTATGTTACGTAACATTCTCATCAGCACTTCCAGAG CTTTCTGCATCAACAGTCAGTTGTGAGCAAAGAGATTTCGTGGTGAGGGAGCTATTAGACACTGAGGCCAACTACTTGGAAGTGCTCAAAGCTctgaattttaagtttatggGTCCGCTTGAAAAACTCCTTTCACAGGAAGAATtatcaacaatatttttttgtgtcaag gaTCTCGCTGATATTCATTCGAAGTTTTTAGAAAGATTAAACGATTCAGTTATTTCCAAAGGAAAAACCAAATTAAGTCAAGTTTTCTTGGATTTTAGAGAACCATTCTTAAAATATG gAAAATATTGTTCCAATTTAAGTGCAGCTACTGATCTACTAAGAGATGTTTGCAAACGAAGTTCTACAGTTGAACAAATGGTTTTg caaTGCCAAAAAGAACACAGTGGTGGAAAAGTGCAACTTCGTGATATTTTATCTGTGCCAAtgcaaagaattttaaaatatcatttattacTGGATAAACTAGTGCATGAAACGCTTCCT ACTCACGACGACTACCGAGGCCTAGAACGAGCCAAAGAAGCAATGGTAGATGTGGCACAATATACGAATGAGGTCAAAAGAGATTCAGAGCACCTAGCCATCATACAAAAGGTTAAAGAGAGCATTTTGGATTTAAATCTTCCAAACGGAAATGATTTAGAGCAGTACGGTCACTTGTTGCTAGATGGAGAGCTACATATAAAAGCACACGAAGATCAAAAAACTAAGAATCGTTATGCTTTCATTTTTGAGAAGTTAATGATTCTTGTTAAGAACACAAATACAAAAGTGGGAGAAGCACAATATACTTTTAGGGAAGCTCATAATTTGATTGATTATCGTGTTGAAACATGTGCTCCAACTAGACGTAGAGATCCTAGGTTTAAATATCAATTGCTTCTGGCAAGAAAATCCCAATCGACAGCATTTACTCTGTATATGAAGCAGGAAACTGAAAGAAACAAGTGGAATAAAGCATTACATGAAGCATT tGATAACTTGGAGCCTCCTGGCTGTCGAAATACTGATCACCAATTCCAACTATCAACATTAGAACGACCAATTAGCTGTTGGCactgttccaaatttttaaaaggattaaTACATCAA gGATACATCTGTAAAGTTTGTGGGATTGGAGTTCACAAGGGATGCATAAGTTCAACGGGTCGTTGCAAACAAAATATGGCTCAGCCTCCTCCA ATTTGTGACCGTGTTCTTTCTGAATTTTATTGGTTTGTTGGAAATATGGACCGTGACACTGCTACGATGAAACTAAGTACTCGTAAAGTAGGAACATATTTATTGAGAGTCCGTCCACAAGGTGCTTCACATTCAGATGAAACTATGTATGCCTTAAGTTTaaa AACCGATGATAATGTGGTAAAacacatgaaaatttatcaagaaaatgTAGGAGAATGCGTTTTGTATCTTTTATCTAAACGTCGTCAATTCAAAACAATTGTTGAATTGGTTTCCTTTTATGAAAGGAAtgatttgggtgaaaattttgCTGG ATTAAATCAAACACTTCAATGGCCATACAAAGAAATATCAGCAACAGCACTATTTGACTTTCTGCCAACAGAATCTAATCAGTTAGAGCTACGTCGAGGCTGTCACCTTATTGTAATTGGAAAAGAAGGCGATAGTAAGGGATGGTGGAGAGGGAGGGTGAACTCGAAA GTTGGATTTTTCCCTAAAGAGTATGTCCGAGAAAACACTAATGTTACAAATGCTCTATGA
- the LOC134837464 gene encoding uncharacterized protein LOC134837464 yields the protein MKYQKLTAWTLCVLVLCSTIVHAAAYPQNSHDDASEGSRRYAEKPNNVKKVALDDVDTDIQTNQISDNPFSWTNMLGMVMQMMFNNNAVGPNKSDDLDGNNGLSNSPWANIISIGLRIITTLLGGNTNDGIDKVDNGAAGPMQNVLAAVFSAMFGAKDPDQVNTMAKQAGEFINIVVNLLDALKTSFSHRSLQARSVGRKDSMSDAAVASLAMMKSYAKTYKNSDNLCMQKYLCEANTECANDVGGNSIFCQLGTYATSFILERSSHVTFESLYEAGRQGRQGIDCKQIYLECNEV from the exons aTGAAATATCAAAAGTTAACCGCTTGGACATTGTGCGTCTTAGTTTTATGCTCAACAATAGTACATGCAGCTGCCTATCCACAAAATTCACATGATGATGCAAGCGAAGGCTCCAGACGTTATGCTGAAAAACccaataatgtaaaaaaagtcGCGCTTGACGATGTTGATACAGACATCCAAACAAATCAAATTTCCGACAATCCATTCTCATGGACTAATATGTTag GAATGGTTATGCAAATGATGTTTAATAACAACGCCGTTGGACCAAATAAGTCTGATGATTTAGATGGAAATAATGGCCTTAGTAACTCACCATGGGCCAACATCATTTCAATTGGTCTTCGTATAATTACAACATTACTAGGAGGCAACACAAATGATGGCATTGACAAAGTAGATAATGGAGCTGCTGGTCCTATGCAA AATGTTCTTGCTGCCGTGTTTTCCGCCATGTTCGGTGCAAAGGATCCCGACCAAGTAAATACCATGGCTAAACAAGCAGGAGAG tTTATCAACattgttgtaaatttattgGACGCCCTCAAGACTTCATTTTCTCATCGGTCTCTTCAAGCTAGATCTGTCGGACGAAAAGATTCAATGAGTGATGCTGCTGTTGCcag tcttGCTATGATGAAGAGTTATgctaaaacttacaaaaattcagATAATTTGTGTATGCAAAAATACCTTTGTGAAGCCAATACTGAATGCGCTAATGATGTTGGCGGAAACAGTATTTTCTGTCAACTTGGAAC GTATGCCACCAGTTTCATATTAGAACGTTCATCACATGTTACATTTGAATCATTATACGAAGCAGGACGACAAGGTAGACAAGGAATTGATTGTAAGCAAATATACCTGGAATGCAATGAAGTTTAA
- the LOC134833298 gene encoding protein vav isoform X3 gives MNDYNNGKIVISNSCWALALNESDSLFNNDRQKEEKIYEDLCYVTFSSALPELSASTVSCEQRDFVVRELLDTEANYLEVLKALNFKFMGPLEKLLSQEELSTIFFCVKDLADIHSKFLERLNDSVISKGKTKLSQVFLDFREPFLKYGKYCSNLSAATDLLRDVCKRSSTVEQMVLQCQKEHSGGKVQLRDILSVPMQRILKYHLLLDKLVHETLPTHDDYRGLERAKEAMVDVAQYTNEVKRDSEHLAIIQKVKESILDLNLPNGNDLEQYGHLLLDGELHIKAHEDQKTKNRYAFIFEKLMILVKNTNTKVGEAQYTFREAHNLIDYRVETCAPTRRRDPRFKYQLLLARKSQSTAFTLYMKQETERNKWNKALHEAFDNLEPPGCRNTDHQFQLSTLERPISCWHCSKFLKGLIHQGYICKVCGIGVHKGCISSTGRCKQNMAQPPPVNRHRVNQYVNQVILFFNFFQICDRVLSEFYWFVGNMDRDTATMKLSTRKVGTYLLRVRPQGASHSDETMYALSLKTDDNVVKHMKIYQENVGECVLYLLSKRRQFKTIVELVSFYERNDLGENFAGLNQTLQWPYKEISATALFDFLPTESNQLELRRGCHLIVIGKEGDSKGWWRGRVNSKVGFFPKEYVRENTNVTNAL, from the exons ATGAATGACTATaacaatggaaaaattgtTATCTCTAACTCGTGTTGGGCACTTGCTCTCAATGAGTCTGATTCATTGTTTAACAACGACAgacaaaaggaagaaaaaatatatgaagatCTATGTTACGTAACATTCTCATCAGCACTTCCAGAG CTTTCTGCATCAACAGTCAGTTGTGAGCAAAGAGATTTCGTGGTGAGGGAGCTATTAGACACTGAGGCCAACTACTTGGAAGTGCTCAAAGCTctgaattttaagtttatggGTCCGCTTGAAAAACTCCTTTCACAGGAAGAATtatcaacaatatttttttgtgtcaag gaTCTCGCTGATATTCATTCGAAGTTTTTAGAAAGATTAAACGATTCAGTTATTTCCAAAGGAAAAACCAAATTAAGTCAAGTTTTCTTGGATTTTAGAGAACCATTCTTAAAATATG gAAAATATTGTTCCAATTTAAGTGCAGCTACTGATCTACTAAGAGATGTTTGCAAACGAAGTTCTACAGTTGAACAAATGGTTTTg caaTGCCAAAAAGAACACAGTGGTGGAAAAGTGCAACTTCGTGATATTTTATCTGTGCCAAtgcaaagaattttaaaatatcatttattacTGGATAAACTAGTGCATGAAACGCTTCCT ACTCACGACGACTACCGAGGCCTAGAACGAGCCAAAGAAGCAATGGTAGATGTGGCACAATATACGAATGAGGTCAAAAGAGATTCAGAGCACCTAGCCATCATACAAAAGGTTAAAGAGAGCATTTTGGATTTAAATCTTCCAAACGGAAATGATTTAGAGCAGTACGGTCACTTGTTGCTAGATGGAGAGCTACATATAAAAGCACACGAAGATCAAAAAACTAAGAATCGTTATGCTTTCATTTTTGAGAAGTTAATGATTCTTGTTAAGAACACAAATACAAAAGTGGGAGAAGCACAATATACTTTTAGGGAAGCTCATAATTTGATTGATTATCGTGTTGAAACATGTGCTCCAACTAGACGTAGAGATCCTAGGTTTAAATATCAATTGCTTCTGGCAAGAAAATCCCAATCGACAGCATTTACTCTGTATATGAAGCAGGAAACTGAAAGAAACAAGTGGAATAAAGCATTACATGAAGCATT tGATAACTTGGAGCCTCCTGGCTGTCGAAATACTGATCACCAATTCCAACTATCAACATTAGAACGACCAATTAGCTGTTGGCactgttccaaatttttaaaaggattaaTACATCAA gGATACATCTGTAAAGTTTGTGGGATTGGAGTTCACAAGGGATGCATAAGTTCAACGGGTCGTTGCAAACAAAATATGGCTCAGCCTCCTCCAGTAAATAGACACCGTGTAAACCAGTATGTAAACCAagttatcttattttttaactttttccagATTTGTGACCGTGTTCTTTCTGAATTTTATTGGTTTGTTGGAAATATGGACCGTGACACTGCTACGATGAAACTAAGTACTCGTAAAGTAGGAACATATTTATTGAGAGTCCGTCCACAAGGTGCTTCACATTCAGATGAAACTATGTATGCCTTAAGTTTaaa AACCGATGATAATGTGGTAAAacacatgaaaatttatcaagaaaatgTAGGAGAATGCGTTTTGTATCTTTTATCTAAACGTCGTCAATTCAAAACAATTGTTGAATTGGTTTCCTTTTATGAAAGGAAtgatttgggtgaaaattttgCTGG ATTAAATCAAACACTTCAATGGCCATACAAAGAAATATCAGCAACAGCACTATTTGACTTTCTGCCAACAGAATCTAATCAGTTAGAGCTACGTCGAGGCTGTCACCTTATTGTAATTGGAAAAGAAGGCGATAGTAAGGGATGGTGGAGAGGGAGGGTGAACTCGAAA GTTGGATTTTTCCCTAAAGAGTATGTCCGAGAAAACACTAATGTTACAAATGCTCTATGA